One window of Nocardia nova SH22a genomic DNA carries:
- a CDS encoding flavin-containing monooxygenase: MNDDARTGVETRSYDDIVHDAVADANVPTLLMVLVQMTGERKWLADPYRPARGRGLSENDSGGLPEQIQDEIRRAAAEAICAWHRGTPPAIERPGDDLLTEMLAVSIGEPIPEEYGPMIADDMAASSGATAWLTDAERAPEGFSAIVIGAGISGMLAAHDLSRIGVDVTVIERAERVGGTWWHNHYPGCGVDVPSYLYSFSTVNSDWPYYYAARDEIHDYLERVAADWDIPSRTRFGTEVRAARWVDDAKRWRVEAAGPDGTEVLWANILISGVGAFGKPKWPAVPGIEKFEGETSHTATWPDDLDLTDKRVGVIGNGASAMQVVPAIASKARSLNIFQRSAHWVAPFEKFRTPVPDPVRFLLREVPLYRAWYRQRLAWVLNDTLYEALQKDPSWPHQDRSINAANDGHRRFFTRYLESELADRPDLVEKVTPTYPPFGKRILLDNGWYRTLLRDNVELVTDSIAEITGTGIRLASGRDVELDVIVYATGFDVVNFLSSFELTGRSGRTLREQWGEDDANAYLGTTVPDFPNLFCLYGPNTQAGHGGSLIYYLECQMRYTISLLSRMFAAGGDVVEVRAEVAAAYNADVDAAHERMIWSHPGFDTYYRNSRGRVLVANPWRVVDWWRMTKEADMNEYHVSRSDRTAEVA, from the coding sequence GTGAACGACGACGCCCGAACGGGGGTCGAGACACGGTCGTACGACGACATCGTGCACGACGCGGTGGCCGACGCGAACGTTCCGACCTTGCTGATGGTGCTGGTCCAGATGACCGGCGAGCGCAAATGGCTCGCCGATCCCTATCGTCCCGCACGGGGACGCGGACTGAGCGAGAACGACTCCGGCGGGCTGCCCGAGCAGATCCAGGACGAGATCCGCCGGGCGGCGGCCGAGGCGATCTGCGCCTGGCACCGCGGCACACCGCCGGCCATCGAGCGACCCGGCGACGACCTGCTGACCGAGATGCTGGCGGTCTCGATCGGGGAGCCGATCCCCGAGGAGTACGGGCCGATGATCGCCGACGACATGGCGGCCAGCAGCGGCGCCACCGCATGGCTCACCGACGCCGAGCGGGCGCCGGAAGGCTTCTCCGCCATCGTGATCGGCGCGGGAATCTCCGGAATGCTCGCCGCGCACGACCTGTCGCGGATCGGGGTCGACGTGACCGTGATCGAACGGGCCGAACGAGTCGGCGGAACCTGGTGGCACAACCACTATCCGGGCTGCGGCGTCGACGTGCCGAGCTATCTGTACTCGTTCTCCACCGTCAACTCCGACTGGCCCTACTACTACGCGGCCCGCGACGAGATCCACGACTATCTCGAACGTGTCGCCGCCGACTGGGACATCCCGTCCCGCACCCGATTCGGCACCGAGGTCCGGGCCGCGCGCTGGGTCGACGACGCCAAGCGCTGGCGGGTCGAGGCGGCCGGTCCGGACGGCACGGAGGTCCTGTGGGCGAATATCCTGATCAGCGGTGTCGGCGCGTTCGGGAAACCGAAATGGCCCGCCGTGCCCGGTATCGAGAAGTTCGAGGGCGAAACCTCGCACACCGCCACCTGGCCCGACGACCTGGACCTGACCGATAAGCGGGTCGGGGTGATCGGCAACGGGGCCAGTGCGATGCAGGTGGTTCCCGCGATCGCGTCGAAAGCGCGGTCGCTGAACATATTCCAGCGTTCCGCGCACTGGGTGGCGCCGTTCGAGAAGTTCCGCACTCCGGTCCCCGATCCGGTGCGTTTCCTGTTGCGTGAGGTTCCGCTCTACCGGGCCTGGTACCGGCAGCGGCTCGCGTGGGTGCTCAACGACACGCTGTACGAGGCGCTGCAGAAGGATCCGTCCTGGCCGCATCAGGATCGGTCGATCAATGCCGCCAACGACGGGCATCGGCGCTTCTTCACCCGCTACCTCGAGTCCGAACTGGCCGACCGGCCCGATCTGGTCGAGAAGGTGACGCCCACCTACCCGCCGTTCGGCAAACGCATCCTGCTGGACAACGGCTGGTACCGAACCCTGTTGCGCGACAACGTGGAACTGGTCACCGACTCGATCGCCGAGATCACCGGGACCGGCATCCGCCTGGCGTCGGGCCGAGACGTCGAACTCGATGTGATCGTGTACGCCACCGGTTTCGATGTCGTCAACTTCCTGTCGTCGTTCGAGCTGACCGGCCGGTCCGGGCGCACGTTGCGCGAGCAGTGGGGCGAGGACGACGCCAACGCCTACCTCGGCACCACCGTTCCCGACTTCCCGAACCTGTTCTGCCTCTACGGCCCGAACACCCAGGCGGGCCACGGCGGCAGTCTCATCTACTACCTCGAATGCCAGATGCGTTACACCATCAGCCTGTTGAGCCGGATGTTCGCCGCGGGCGGCGATGTGGTGGAGGTGCGCGCCGAGGTCGCGGCCGCGTACAACGCCGACGTCGACGCCGCGCACGAACGGATGATCTGGAGCCACCCCGGCTTCGACACCTACTACCGCAATTCGCGAGGCCGCGTGCTGGTCGCCAATCCGTGGCGGGTGGTGGACTGGTGGCGCATGACCAAGGAAGCGGATATGAACGAGTACCACGTCTCCCGATCCGACCGGACGGCGGAGGTGGCGTGA
- a CDS encoding SDR family NAD(P)-dependent oxidoreductase, giving the protein MSERFAGKIALVNAAAGAGIGAAVVRKLLNHGASVAISDRSATRLNQLATELTAIHGADRVLAQVADAGDENQVNEVFAAVEARFGRLDVLVNSVGLNQLSPFPDTPLDSWNLVLTTSLTAHFLHARAAWPLLLRSSAPAIVNVSSLASESPAPFGEVAYASAKAGVLGLTRALATEGAASGIRVNAVVPGLIWNERLTAGVAAEYVDDYRSKRWFDRDGEPDEVADLILFLASEESGNVNGQAVKVGA; this is encoded by the coding sequence ATGAGTGAGCGTTTCGCGGGCAAGATCGCCCTCGTCAATGCCGCGGCGGGTGCCGGAATCGGCGCCGCGGTCGTGCGCAAACTGCTGAATCACGGTGCGTCGGTGGCGATCTCCGATCGCAGCGCGACCCGGCTGAACCAGCTGGCCACCGAGCTGACCGCGATCCACGGCGCCGACCGGGTGCTGGCCCAGGTGGCCGACGCCGGTGACGAGAATCAGGTGAACGAGGTGTTCGCCGCGGTCGAAGCACGGTTCGGGCGCCTGGACGTGCTGGTGAACAGTGTTGGCCTGAACCAGCTTTCGCCGTTCCCGGATACACCCCTGGACAGCTGGAACCTGGTCCTCACCACCTCGCTCACCGCGCATTTCCTGCACGCGCGGGCGGCGTGGCCGCTCCTGCTGCGCTCGAGCGCGCCCGCGATCGTCAATGTCTCCTCACTGGCCTCGGAATCTCCCGCTCCCTTCGGCGAGGTGGCCTACGCCTCGGCCAAGGCGGGAGTGCTGGGGCTGACCCGGGCGCTGGCGACCGAGGGCGCGGCATCCGGAATCCGGGTGAATGCCGTTGTGCCCGGCCTGATCTGGAACGAACGGCTCACGGCGGGCGTCGCGGCCGAATACGTCGACGACTATCGCTCCAAACGCTGGTTCGACCGCGACGGCGAACCGGACGAGGTTGCCGATCTCATCCTGTTCCTCGCATCGGAGGAGAGCGGGAACGTCAACGGCCAGGCCGTCAAGGTCGGCGCGTGA
- a CDS encoding aldehyde dehydrogenase family protein, translated as MTATTAPVTGQARNPKVAQWLGNRRPGLLIGNEWVPAKSGKTFATVNPATEQVLALVAEADRPDVDAAVASARAAFEGPWSTLGPAQRARILRTFASLIEEHTDELAELETLDNGMTIATAKAFIGVAVESMFYFAGAAQQIFGQTAPSAPTNFNYVLREPIGVVGAITPWNAPICANVWKIAPVLAAGNTMILKPAEQTPLTALRLGELGMAAGLPPGVLNILTGFGPGAGSSISEHPGIDKITFTGSVETGRRILHASTVNLKRVTLELGGKSPNIVFPDADMEGALANSLAGFSTISGQVCVAGTRLFVQRDIKDEFVENLSAVAANIKVGDPLDPGTTMGPLASAEQFERVKGYLDIGRSEGAVAASGGSAIAGQGYYVQPTIFDGVDNSMRIAQEEIFGPVVSVIPFTDEYDAVLQGNDTTYGLAAAVWTRDVSRAHQVARRIKAGTVWINTFLELDPTMPFGGYKESGLGREFGANWYQAYTEEKAVFVKL; from the coding sequence ATGACAGCAACCACCGCTCCGGTCACCGGTCAGGCTCGCAATCCGAAGGTCGCCCAGTGGCTCGGCAACCGCCGCCCCGGACTGCTGATCGGCAACGAGTGGGTACCGGCGAAGTCGGGTAAAACCTTCGCGACCGTGAATCCGGCGACCGAGCAGGTACTGGCACTGGTCGCGGAGGCGGACCGGCCCGATGTCGACGCGGCGGTCGCATCGGCGCGAGCGGCGTTCGAGGGTCCGTGGTCGACGCTGGGTCCCGCTCAGCGCGCCCGCATCCTGCGCACGTTCGCCTCGCTGATCGAAGAGCACACCGACGAACTCGCCGAACTCGAAACCCTCGACAACGGGATGACCATCGCGACCGCGAAGGCGTTCATCGGCGTCGCGGTGGAGAGCATGTTCTACTTCGCCGGGGCCGCGCAGCAGATCTTCGGTCAGACCGCGCCCTCGGCGCCGACGAACTTCAATTACGTACTGCGCGAACCGATCGGCGTCGTCGGCGCGATCACGCCGTGGAACGCGCCGATCTGCGCCAATGTCTGGAAGATCGCCCCGGTGCTGGCCGCCGGGAACACGATGATCCTCAAGCCCGCCGAACAGACGCCGCTGACCGCGCTGCGGCTGGGCGAACTGGGCATGGCCGCCGGACTGCCGCCCGGCGTGCTCAATATCCTGACCGGATTCGGGCCCGGCGCCGGTTCGTCGATCTCCGAACATCCCGGCATCGACAAGATCACCTTCACCGGCTCGGTGGAAACCGGCCGTCGCATCCTGCACGCGTCGACCGTCAACCTGAAGCGGGTCACCCTCGAACTCGGCGGGAAGTCGCCGAACATCGTGTTCCCGGACGCCGATATGGAAGGGGCACTGGCGAATTCACTGGCCGGGTTCTCGACCATCAGCGGCCAGGTGTGCGTCGCCGGGACGCGGCTGTTCGTCCAGCGCGATATCAAGGACGAGTTCGTGGAAAACCTGAGCGCCGTCGCCGCGAACATCAAGGTCGGCGATCCCCTCGATCCCGGCACCACGATGGGCCCGCTGGCGTCGGCCGAGCAGTTCGAGCGCGTCAAGGGATATCTGGACATCGGCAGATCCGAGGGAGCCGTCGCGGCCAGCGGCGGGTCGGCCATCGCGGGCCAGGGCTATTACGTGCAGCCGACCATCTTCGACGGCGTCGACAACTCGATGCGCATCGCCCAGGAGGAAATCTTCGGTCCGGTCGTCTCGGTCATTCCGTTCACCGACGAATACGACGCGGTGTTGCAGGGCAACGACACCACCTACGGATTGGCCGCGGCGGTGTGGACCCGGGATGTCAGCCGCGCGCATCAGGTCGCCCGCCGGATCAAGGCCGGAACCGTCTGGATCAACACCTTCCTGGAACTCGATCCCACGATGCCGTTCGGCGGCTACAAGGAATCCGGTCTCGGACGCGAATTCGGCGCGAACTGGTACCAGGCCTACACCGAAGAGAAGGCCGTCTTCGTCAAGCTCTGA
- a CDS encoding NDMA-dependent alcohol dehydrogenase, with protein MKTKAAVVVEAGKPIEIEELDLIAPGPGQVLIKYLFAGLCHSDVHISHGDLAARLPMVLGHEGAGVIEEVGPGVTRVAPGDHVVCSFIPSCGKCHWCSTGQQPLCDMGATILEGYLPDGRFPMTGARGDYGAMCMLGTFSQYGTISEASVVKIDDSLPLDKAVLVGCGVPTGWGAAVNAAKVKPGDTVIVAGIGGIGINSVQGARMAGAKNLIAVDPLAGKRAAALEFGATEAFATMAEAAEFARADTNGNGADEVVLTAGIVTEELIAEAFDAAGKGSTIVIVGLNKLDESNLRVPSAIMTLWKKTIKGTNFGDCNPMTDITRLLGMYQRGQLKLDELVTNTYALEQVNEGYDDLLAGKNIRGVIVHEH; from the coding sequence GTGAAAACCAAGGCAGCGGTGGTTGTCGAAGCGGGCAAGCCCATCGAAATCGAGGAACTGGACCTGATCGCACCCGGGCCGGGACAGGTGCTGATCAAGTATCTGTTCGCCGGACTGTGCCATTCGGATGTGCACATCTCCCACGGCGATCTCGCCGCACGCCTGCCGATGGTGCTCGGACACGAGGGCGCCGGGGTGATCGAGGAGGTCGGCCCCGGCGTCACCCGCGTCGCGCCCGGCGACCACGTCGTCTGCTCGTTCATCCCGAGTTGCGGTAAGTGCCACTGGTGTTCGACCGGACAGCAGCCGCTGTGCGATATGGGAGCCACCATTCTCGAGGGCTATCTGCCCGACGGCCGCTTTCCGATGACCGGCGCGCGCGGCGATTACGGCGCCATGTGCATGCTGGGCACCTTCAGCCAGTACGGCACCATTTCCGAAGCCTCGGTCGTCAAGATCGACGACAGCCTGCCGCTGGACAAAGCCGTGCTGGTGGGATGCGGCGTGCCCACCGGATGGGGTGCGGCGGTCAATGCCGCGAAGGTGAAGCCCGGCGACACCGTGATCGTCGCGGGAATCGGCGGTATCGGCATCAACTCGGTGCAGGGCGCGCGAATGGCGGGCGCCAAGAATCTGATCGCGGTCGATCCGCTGGCCGGAAAACGCGCCGCGGCACTGGAATTCGGAGCCACCGAGGCGTTCGCCACCATGGCCGAGGCCGCGGAATTCGCGCGCGCCGACACCAACGGAAACGGTGCGGACGAGGTCGTGCTGACCGCGGGAATCGTGACCGAGGAATTGATCGCCGAGGCATTCGACGCCGCCGGAAAGGGCTCGACGATCGTCATCGTCGGACTCAACAAACTGGACGAGAGCAACCTGCGCGTCCCCAGCGCGATCATGACGCTGTGGAAGAAGACGATCAAGGGCACCAACTTCGGTGATTGCAATCCGATGACCGACATCACCCGGTTACTGGGGATGTATCAGCGCGGACAGTTGAAGCTGGACGAACTCGTCACGAATACCTATGCCCTCGAACAGGTCAACGAGGGCTACGACGATCTGCTCGCCGGAAAGAACATTCGCGGAGTAATCGTCCACGAGCACTGA
- a CDS encoding nuclear transport factor 2 family protein, translating into MVDDRRLEEMSAKQAVADLLSTYCRGIDRCDADLVKQAFWPDAYDNHGADAAPAWEFADRIVASKLAGTEWTTHAVTNHLVEIDGDAAFSEAIVLTFQKQSGSAEVNVFCGRYVDRVERRDGSWRIAYRQMIHDWSGSTVLAPWVLPGVASGAFEQGARGSDDFVTGAGRQRLMNDELSRD; encoded by the coding sequence ATGGTCGATGACCGCAGACTCGAGGAGATGTCGGCCAAGCAGGCTGTTGCGGATCTGCTGTCGACCTACTGCCGGGGCATCGATCGATGCGATGCCGATCTGGTGAAACAGGCGTTCTGGCCCGACGCCTACGACAACCACGGCGCCGACGCCGCACCGGCATGGGAATTTGCCGATCGGATCGTCGCGTCGAAACTCGCCGGAACCGAGTGGACGACCCATGCGGTCACCAATCACCTCGTCGAGATCGACGGCGATGCGGCTTTCTCCGAGGCGATCGTGCTGACCTTCCAGAAACAAAGCGGCAGTGCGGAAGTCAACGTCTTCTGCGGCCGTTATGTGGACCGGGTCGAGCGCCGGGACGGGAGTTGGCGGATCGCGTACCGGCAGATGATCCACGACTGGAGCGGTTCGACCGTTCTCGCGCCGTGGGTCCTGCCGGGAGTGGCGAGCGGGGCGTTCGAACAGGGCGCCAGGGGCTCGGACGACTTCGTGACCGGCGCCGGTCGGCAGCGGTTGATGAACGACGAACTATCGAGGGACTGA
- a CDS encoding zinc-dependent alcohol dehydrogenase, protein MATTARAAVQVADRRYEIEEFELPPIGPDAALLRVDACGMCGSDVEQYDGGFAALGVTYPLIPGHEPVGTIAEIGAEAARRWGVREGDRVAVEPVLGCGYCRACLVGDYRRCSSLRPGAALNAYGYLPTSVAPSLWGGYAEYMYLDPRTVVHKLSADLPLELAAMYQPMAAGIRWFAHDSGVRAGDTVVILGCGQRGLAGVVAAREAGADRIIVTGLAADAHKLDLAKQFGADLTIAVDERDTVAAVAEFTGGAGADVAVDVTAVATRPIVDAVEIVKPGGTVVLAGVKGSGTTVEGLVTDKIVSKELTVKGLWSQDIRAFEPALRLIESRKHPLERLHTHTFGLDEVATAVETLAGRVPGEHAVHVMIAPHTS, encoded by the coding sequence ATGGCCACGACAGCGCGTGCGGCGGTACAGGTCGCGGACCGCCGCTACGAAATCGAGGAATTCGAACTGCCGCCGATCGGGCCCGACGCGGCATTGCTGCGGGTGGACGCGTGCGGTATGTGCGGCAGCGACGTGGAACAGTACGACGGCGGATTCGCCGCCCTGGGCGTCACCTACCCACTGATTCCCGGCCACGAACCCGTCGGCACGATCGCCGAGATCGGCGCCGAGGCGGCTCGTCGCTGGGGCGTGCGGGAGGGCGATCGCGTAGCCGTCGAACCCGTTCTGGGATGCGGATACTGCCGGGCCTGCCTGGTCGGGGACTACCGCCGGTGCAGCAGTCTGCGCCCCGGGGCGGCATTGAACGCCTACGGCTATCTGCCGACGAGTGTGGCGCCGAGTCTGTGGGGCGGTTACGCGGAGTACATGTACCTCGATCCACGCACCGTCGTGCACAAGCTCAGCGCCGATCTGCCCCTGGAACTCGCGGCGATGTATCAGCCCATGGCCGCCGGAATACGGTGGTTCGCACACGATTCCGGTGTGCGGGCCGGTGACACCGTGGTGATCCTCGGCTGCGGACAGCGTGGTCTGGCGGGTGTGGTCGCCGCGCGCGAGGCGGGCGCCGACCGGATCATCGTGACCGGACTGGCGGCCGATGCTCACAAACTCGACCTGGCGAAGCAGTTCGGCGCGGACCTGACCATCGCGGTGGACGAGCGGGACACCGTCGCCGCGGTCGCCGAGTTCACCGGTGGTGCGGGCGCCGATGTGGCGGTCGACGTCACGGCCGTGGCGACCCGGCCGATCGTCGACGCCGTCGAGATCGTCAAACCCGGCGGCACGGTCGTGCTGGCCGGTGTGAAGGGATCGGGTACGACGGTCGAGGGCCTGGTGACCGACAAGATCGTCAGCAAGGAGCTCACCGTCAAAGGACTGTGGTCCCAGGACATTCGGGCGTTCGAGCCCGCGCTGCGCTTGATCGAATCGCGCAAACACCCGCTCGAACGCCTGCACACCCACACCTTCGGGCTCGACGAGGTCGCGACCGCGGTCGAGACCCTCGCCGGTCGCGTCCCGGGTGAGCACGCCGTACACGTCATGATCGCGCCGCACACCTCCTGA
- a CDS encoding helix-turn-helix domain-containing protein has product MRRDGAPQLRAGDFDAETGVVRAAGGALRRAAAELDGSPVALVLTDHTARIVDLHCAAGSIRGALDELGVVPGVRLGEDVIGTNALGTPVETREGLLVRGGEHYATAFGRFTCYGHPIFHPVTRRLEGVLGIGGSIDERDRFPVPLARRMVRDIEERLQVASPRAQTRLMNAFQAAASRRGRCVVVIGEGVVLASPSALDLLEASDHATFRACADNVGLDGEHQQLITLASGRRARLVCRPIDRADGVLIDIVPEKRGVTVTSEFDGRQRDWPLFVVGDAGTGRTTEATRVAGIAPVTLDATDIVLRGDSVWANELCSVLAADGPAVIIENVELISHRMTSLLARRLPTTPRRVVLTSTPGEHLDAVHAPLLALCNDRRDLLPLRRRRHEIPHLAQQMMDEISGHRTRLTAETLRLLAGQPWRGNLAELRRLIEALASRRTAGDVIPSDLPATYRGGCAVISPIREAEREIIVAALAAAGGNKMRAARALGVSRSTLYNRIRELRIA; this is encoded by the coding sequence GTGCGTCGCGACGGCGCGCCGCAACTGCGCGCAGGCGACTTCGATGCCGAGACGGGGGTGGTGCGCGCGGCCGGCGGCGCCTTACGACGCGCGGCCGCCGAACTGGACGGCAGCCCGGTTGCCCTGGTGCTCACCGATCACACCGCCCGGATCGTCGATTTACATTGTGCGGCAGGGTCGATCCGCGGTGCGCTCGACGAGTTGGGAGTCGTGCCGGGTGTTCGTCTGGGTGAGGACGTGATCGGCACCAATGCTCTCGGCACTCCGGTCGAGACTCGCGAAGGGCTGCTCGTCCGGGGCGGGGAGCACTACGCGACGGCGTTCGGCCGGTTCACCTGCTACGGACATCCGATCTTCCACCCGGTGACCCGGAGGCTGGAGGGGGTGCTCGGGATCGGCGGTTCCATCGACGAGCGCGACCGGTTCCCCGTGCCGCTGGCGCGGCGCATGGTCCGCGATATCGAGGAGCGTCTGCAGGTCGCTTCCCCGCGCGCCCAGACGAGGTTGATGAACGCGTTCCAAGCGGCGGCATCCCGGCGTGGCCGGTGCGTGGTCGTGATCGGCGAGGGCGTGGTACTCGCCTCACCGTCGGCTCTCGATCTGCTCGAAGCCTCCGATCACGCGACGTTTCGCGCGTGCGCCGACAACGTCGGACTCGACGGGGAACACCAGCAACTGATCACCCTGGCCTCGGGCAGGCGCGCGCGGCTGGTGTGCAGGCCGATCGACCGCGCCGACGGCGTGCTGATCGACATCGTGCCCGAGAAGCGCGGAGTCACAGTGACTTCCGAGTTCGACGGCCGTCAGCGCGACTGGCCGCTGTTCGTCGTCGGCGACGCGGGTACCGGACGCACCACCGAGGCGACGAGGGTCGCGGGGATCGCGCCGGTGACGCTGGATGCGACCGATATCGTGCTGCGCGGTGACAGCGTGTGGGCCAATGAACTGTGTTCCGTGCTGGCCGCCGACGGTCCGGCGGTGATCATCGAGAACGTCGAATTGATCTCCCATCGGATGACGTCGCTGCTCGCGCGCCGGCTGCCGACGACACCGCGCCGGGTCGTGCTCACCTCCACCCCCGGCGAACACCTCGACGCGGTCCACGCGCCGCTGCTCGCCCTGTGCAACGACCGCCGCGATCTGCTTCCGCTGCGCCGGCGCCGGCACGAGATTCCGCACCTGGCACAGCAGATGATGGACGAGATCTCCGGCCATCGAACCAGGTTGACCGCGGAAACGCTGCGGCTGCTGGCGGGGCAGCCCTGGCGCGGCAACCTCGCCGAACTCCGGCGCCTGATCGAGGCGCTGGCGAGCAGGCGAACCGCCGGGGACGTGATTCCGTCCGATCTTCCGGCCACCTACCGCGGCGGCTGTGCGGTGATTTCCCCTATCCGGGAAGCCGAGCGTGAGATCATCGTCGCGGCGCTCGCGGCCGCCGGGGGGAACAAGATGCGCGCGGCGCGTGCACTGGGCGTCAGCCGGTCCACGCTCTACAACCGGATCCGGGAATTGCGAATCGCCTGA
- a CDS encoding aldehyde dehydrogenase family protein, producing MTATSGEQAAVDRDGVPHYRMFIGGEWVESAEIIPVVNPATEEVVCTVARADTSHVDAAVAAAKRTHESGVWRNTAPGERAAVIDRVIAALSARMDELAVLSSRETGMPVRVAGAIGVGFPIVHLGHYAELTRTYEWERSGPVTGQVLSASFIRKEPLGVCAGIVPWNFPALIAVWKSIPALAAGNTVVLKTDEKTPIFALELAAILRDAGLPDGAYNVVVGDGPTVGGHLVKHPDVRLVSFTGSTATGRQVMADAAANVKKVLLELGGKGPNIVLDDADLDVAVDGSIYAFLLHAGQACESGTRLLLPASIHDEFVTRLIERLKTLKIGNPLDPATDIGAVMGKTQHERILGYIEKGKAEGATVAYGGGVPSGDEFGKGYWVQPTVFTGVSNDMCIAREEIFGPVLSVLKYDSVEEAIKIANDTEYGLAAAVWSRDNQRAIEVARQIEAGSVWVNDYHNISQYLPFGGYKQSGTGRELGPGALDEFTQDKGITVDLSGDVSRRAYGLVLGTPPAAN from the coding sequence ATGACTGCGACATCGGGCGAGCAAGCCGCCGTGGATCGGGACGGAGTTCCGCACTACCGCATGTTCATCGGTGGGGAGTGGGTGGAGTCCGCCGAGATCATTCCGGTGGTGAATCCGGCGACCGAAGAGGTGGTGTGCACGGTCGCCCGGGCCGATACGTCCCATGTGGATGCGGCGGTGGCGGCGGCGAAGCGGACGCACGAGTCCGGCGTGTGGCGCAATACGGCGCCGGGCGAGCGGGCCGCGGTGATCGATCGGGTGATCGCCGCACTGAGTGCGCGGATGGACGAGCTGGCGGTGCTGAGCAGCCGCGAGACCGGCATGCCGGTGCGCGTCGCGGGCGCCATCGGTGTCGGTTTCCCGATCGTGCACCTGGGCCACTACGCGGAGCTGACCCGCACCTACGAGTGGGAGCGGTCGGGACCCGTTACGGGACAGGTACTTTCGGCAAGTTTCATCCGCAAGGAACCGCTCGGCGTCTGCGCCGGGATCGTGCCGTGGAACTTCCCGGCGCTGATCGCGGTGTGGAAGTCGATTCCGGCGCTGGCCGCGGGCAATACGGTCGTGCTGAAGACCGATGAGAAGACTCCGATCTTCGCGCTGGAGCTGGCCGCGATCCTGCGTGACGCGGGTCTGCCCGACGGCGCGTACAACGTGGTCGTCGGTGACGGCCCGACCGTGGGCGGACATCTGGTGAAGCATCCGGATGTGCGGCTGGTGTCGTTCACCGGTTCGACCGCAACCGGCCGTCAGGTGATGGCGGATGCGGCGGCCAACGTCAAGAAGGTGCTGCTCGAGCTGGGCGGCAAGGGCCCGAACATCGTGCTGGACGACGCCGATCTCGATGTGGCGGTGGACGGTTCGATCTACGCGTTCCTGCTGCACGCCGGACAGGCGTGTGAATCCGGTACCCGGCTGCTGCTGCCCGCCTCGATCCACGACGAGTTCGTGACTCGGTTGATCGAGCGCTTGAAGACGCTGAAGATCGGCAATCCGCTCGATCCCGCCACCGACATCGGCGCGGTGATGGGCAAGACCCAGCACGAGCGGATTCTCGGCTACATCGAGAAGGGCAAGGCCGAGGGCGCGACCGTGGCCTACGGCGGCGGTGTGCCGTCGGGCGACGAGTTCGGCAAGGGTTACTGGGTGCAGCCGACGGTGTTCACCGGCGTATCCAACGACATGTGCATCGCCCGGGAGGAGATCTTCGGACCGGTGCTGTCGGTGCTGAAGTACGACTCGGTCGAGGAGGCGATCAAGATCGCCAACGATACCGAGTACGGCCTGGCCGCCGCGGTCTGGAGCCGCGACAATCAGCGCGCGATCGAGGTCGCCCGGCAGATCGAGGCCGGATCGGTGTGGGTCAACGACTACCACAACATCTCGCAGTACCTGCCCTTCGGCGGCTACAAGCAGTCCGGAACCGGACGTGAACTGGGACCCGGTGCGCTCGACGAGTTCACCCAGGACAAGGGCATCACCGTCGATCTGTCGGGCGATGTCAGCCGCCGTGCGTACGGGCTGGTCCTGGGCACCCCGCCCGCGGCGAACTAG